In the Mastomys coucha isolate ucsf_1 unplaced genomic scaffold, UCSF_Mcou_1 pScaffold18, whole genome shotgun sequence genome, one interval contains:
- the Exosc3 gene encoding exosome complex component RRP40 — protein MVKPAMAEVLSAGAESVACCRARAAQKVLNQVVLPGEELVLPDHEDADGLGGAGEQPLRLNAGARPRLRVVCGPGLRRCGDRLLVTKCGRLRHKEPSGGGGGGGGGGVYWVDSQQKRYVPVKGDHVIGIVIAKSGDIFKVDVGGSEPASLSYLAFEGATKRNRPNVQVGDLIYGQCVVANKDMEPEMVCIDSCGRANGMGVIGQDGLLFKVTLGLIRKLLAPDCEIVQELGKLYPLEIVFGMNGRIWVKAKTIQQTLILANVLEACEHMTTEQRKQIFARLAES, from the exons ATGGTGAAACCTGCCATGGCCGAAGTGCTGTCCGCTGGGGCCGAATCAGTGGCGTGCTGCCGAGCACGGGCAGCGCAAAAGGTGCTGAATCAGGTGGTTCTCCCCGGGGAGGAGCTGGTGCTGCCGGACCACGAGGACGCAGACGGCCTTGGCGGCGCTGGGGAGCAGCCGTTACGCCTGAATGCGGGTGCGCGCCCGAGGCTGCGCGTAGTGTGTGGCCCAGGTTTGCGACGCTGCGGGGACCGTCTGCTGGTCACCAAGTGTGGCCGCCTGCGTCACAAGGAGCCCAgcggaggaggcggcggcggtggcggtggcggagTTTACTGGGTGGACTCGCAGCAGAAGCGG tatGTACCTGTGAAAGGAGACCACGTGATTGGCATAGTGATCGCTAAATCTGGAGATATATTCAAAGTTGATGTTGGAGGGAGTGAGCCAGCCTCTTTGTCTTACCTGGCATTTGAAGGGGCAACTAAAAGAAACAGACCAAACGTGCAG GTTGGAGATCTCATCTACGGCCAGTGTGTGGTTGCTAATAAAGACATGGAACCAGAAATGGTCTGTATTGACAGCTGTGGCCGTGCCAATGGAATGGGTGTGATTGGACAGGATGGTCTGCTCTTCAAAGTGACGTTGGGCTTAATTAGAAA GCTATTAGCTCCAGATTGTGAAATTGTGCAAGAACTGGGAAAACTCTATCCATTGGAGATTGTGTTTGGAATGAATGGAAGAATATGGGTCAAGGCTAAAACCATTCAGCAGACGTTAATTTTGGCAAATGTCTTAGAAGCTTGTGAACACATGACAACAGAGCAGAGAAAACAGATCTTTGCCAGGCTGGCAGAAAGTTGA